Proteins from a genomic interval of Salinarchaeum sp. Harcht-Bsk1:
- the rpl12p gene encoding 50S ribosomal protein P1, with amino-acid sequence MEYVYAALILNETGEEINESNLTDVLEAAGVDVEESRVKALVAALEDVDIDEAVAEAAAVPAGGAAAGGAAEGSADEAEDEEDEEVEEADEDLPDTTDDDEEEEASGEGLGDLFG; translated from the coding sequence ATGGAGTACGTATACGCAGCACTCATCCTCAACGAGACCGGCGAAGAGATCAACGAGAGTAACCTGACGGACGTGCTGGAGGCAGCGGGCGTGGACGTCGAGGAGTCCCGCGTCAAGGCCCTCGTGGCCGCCCTCGAGGACGTCGACATCGACGAGGCCGTCGCGGAGGCGGCCGCAGTCCCCGCCGGCGGAGCCGCCGCAGGTGGCGCCGCCGAGGGCTCGGCCGACGAGGCCGAGGACGAGGAGGACGAAGAGGTGGAGGAGGCCGACGAGGACCTCCCCGACACGACGGACGACGACGAGGAAGAGGAGGCCAGCGGCGAGGGCCTCGGCGACCTCTTCGGCTGA
- a CDS encoding 50S ribosomal protein L1, whose product MADQEIELAVSRALEESPDRNFTESVDLAINLRDLDLNDPSNRVDESIVLPAGTGQETKIVVIAEGETGVRAEEVADDVLSGDDLADLGDDDDAAKDLAGDTDFFVAEEALMQDVGRYLGTILGPRGKMPTPLSPDDDVVEVVERMKNTVQLRSGDRRTFHALVGAEEMSAEEIADNIDVILRRLYADLEKGPQNVDTVFVKTTMGPAEEVV is encoded by the coding sequence ATGGCAGATCAGGAGATCGAACTGGCAGTTTCTCGCGCACTCGAGGAGTCGCCGGACCGGAACTTTACCGAGTCCGTCGACCTCGCGATCAATCTGCGCGACCTAGACTTGAACGACCCGTCGAATCGTGTCGACGAGAGCATCGTCCTTCCTGCCGGCACCGGCCAGGAGACGAAGATCGTCGTCATTGCTGAAGGTGAAACCGGCGTCCGAGCCGAAGAGGTAGCCGACGACGTCCTCTCCGGCGACGACCTCGCAGACCTCGGCGACGACGACGATGCGGCGAAGGACCTCGCTGGCGACACCGACTTCTTCGTCGCAGAGGAGGCGCTCATGCAGGACGTCGGGCGCTACCTCGGGACGATCCTGGGGCCACGCGGCAAGATGCCGACCCCGCTCTCTCCAGACGACGACGTCGTCGAAGTCGTCGAACGGATGAAGAACACCGTCCAGCTCCGCAGCGGCGACCGGCGCACGTTCCACGCGCTGGTCGGCGCCGAAGAGATGTCCGCCGAGGAGATCGCCGACAACATCGACGTGATCCTCCGGCGTCTCTACGCGGACCTGGAGAAGGGCCCCCAGAACGTCGACACGGTCTTCGTGAAGACGACGATGGGTCCCGCCGAGGAGGTAGTGTAG
- a CDS encoding helix-turn-helix domain-containing protein, with protein sequence MDPVELLSTLGNKYNPEILQTTYEPKSAQELSEELDIPIATSYRRVEQLQELGLLEQEGKEFSDEGRQRKVYRRNVDEIVVELGNDDLDVDTTERTEAKNALNDVWSDLRG encoded by the coding sequence ATGGATCCGGTGGAGCTGTTGAGCACGCTCGGGAACAAGTACAATCCCGAGATTCTGCAGACGACTTACGAGCCCAAGTCGGCCCAGGAGCTCAGCGAGGAACTCGACATTCCGATCGCTACGAGCTACCGGCGGGTCGAGCAGCTCCAGGAGCTGGGACTGCTAGAGCAGGAGGGGAAGGAGTTCTCCGACGAAGGCCGCCAGCGAAAGGTGTACCGCCGGAACGTCGACGAGATCGTCGTCGAACTGGGCAACGACGATCTCGACGTCGACACCACCGAGCGCACGGAGGCCAAGAACGCGCTCAATGACGTTTGGAGCGACCTTCGCGGCTGA
- a CDS encoding archaellin/type IV pilin N-terminal domain-containing protein yields MKLIPNEDDRGQVGIGTLIVFIAMVLVAAIAAGVLINTAGFLQDQAENTGTESTAQVANNLQVQTQTGIVNNAGTGDNISEIHVGVQPAAGAEAINLEELTIQYNNENSTNFIHNDSTNDGVSNTFTTTAVSAEDGSDNVMSQSGDFYEIVLDLSATNSTANLEPSEEAEVTITTPQGSQTVVTLRAPDSLATADPGETVELR; encoded by the coding sequence ATGAAACTGATTCCAAACGAAGATGACCGCGGTCAGGTGGGGATCGGCACCCTCATCGTGTTCATCGCGATGGTGCTGGTCGCCGCGATCGCCGCGGGCGTACTGATCAACACGGCAGGCTTCCTGCAGGACCAGGCAGAAAATACAGGGACCGAATCGACCGCGCAGGTCGCGAACAATCTGCAGGTTCAGACCCAGACGGGGATCGTGAACAACGCCGGAACCGGAGACAACATCTCCGAAATTCACGTGGGCGTCCAGCCAGCTGCCGGGGCCGAGGCGATAAACCTCGAGGAGCTGACGATCCAGTACAACAACGAGAACAGTACGAACTTCATCCACAACGACTCAACGAACGACGGCGTCAGTAACACGTTCACGACGACCGCCGTCTCTGCGGAGGACGGCAGCGACAACGTGATGAGTCAGTCCGGTGACTTCTACGAGATCGTGCTCGATCTCTCGGCGACGAACAGCACGGCGAACCTCGAACCCAGTGAGGAGGCCGAGGTGACGATTACGACGCCACAGGGGTCCCAGACTGTGGTCACGCTCAGAGCTCCGGACTCGCTCGCCACCGCCGACCCGGGAGAGACCGTCGAACTACGATAG
- a CDS encoding AAA family ATPase: MVEAFAVASGKGGTGKTTSVLALGMALAEEYDVTVVDADTGMANLLFHAGLADVDTTLHDLLVEDPELPVEDAVYERHGLSVVPCGTSLAGFSAAHPERLRDVVAELADDTDVILLDSPAALGSKSAVLPIVLADRTITVLQPTVPALSDGLKVREYARSYGTEGAGVLFNRVTDDRAVERVSASSDRYFDGPVLGVVPESEAVRAAREAGKPLLAHAPDSSAASAYREAARTLTVEAGDPGAVADRFASAVVPDPP, from the coding sequence ATGGTTGAGGCCTTCGCCGTCGCGAGCGGGAAAGGCGGGACCGGCAAGACCACGTCTGTGCTCGCGCTCGGGATGGCGCTTGCCGAGGAATACGACGTCACCGTCGTCGACGCGGATACCGGGATGGCGAACCTCCTCTTCCACGCAGGACTCGCCGACGTCGACACGACGCTACACGATCTCCTCGTGGAGGACCCGGAGTTGCCCGTAGAGGACGCCGTCTACGAGCGTCACGGACTGTCGGTCGTCCCCTGTGGCACGAGCCTCGCCGGCTTCAGCGCGGCGCATCCCGAGCGCCTTCGGGACGTCGTGGCCGAGCTCGCCGACGACACGGACGTCATTCTGCTCGACTCGCCGGCTGCGCTCGGCTCGAAGAGCGCAGTGTTGCCGATCGTCCTCGCGGACCGAACGATCACCGTGCTCCAGCCGACGGTGCCCGCCCTGAGCGACGGCCTGAAAGTCAGGGAGTACGCTCGCTCCTACGGCACCGAAGGCGCGGGCGTGCTGTTCAATCGGGTGACAGACGACCGTGCTGTCGAGCGCGTATCGGCGTCGAGCGATCGGTACTTCGACGGGCCGGTGCTCGGCGTGGTGCCCGAGTCCGAGGCGGTTCGTGCTGCGCGTGAGGCTGGCAAACCTCTCCTCGCGCACGCGCCCGATTCGTCCGCAGCATCGGCCTACAGGGAAGCGGCACGGACGCTGACGGTCGAGGCTGGCGACCCGGGTGCTGTCGCGGATCGCTTCGCCAGCGCCGTGGTACCGGATCCGCCATGA
- a CDS encoding dual specificity protein phosphatase family protein, with the protein MASQDDPRIEFRIDGRELEGPHVRPFGCHPEASIVRQIGDRPLYLGNCHAADPAYCDRAFDAVLTVAKDPAPATTHHRPMPDSREATWEQFRSAADAACECYREEGDLLVHCKAGISRSTAVVAATVAVEERRHLSEAYDVVRAHRPYAVSHPQIRKLAAYYVAAYGN; encoded by the coding sequence ATGGCGTCCCAGGACGACCCCCGAATCGAGTTCCGGATCGACGGTCGCGAACTGGAGGGCCCACACGTGCGTCCCTTCGGCTGTCACCCCGAGGCGTCGATCGTCAGGCAGATCGGCGATCGACCGCTCTACCTCGGCAACTGTCACGCCGCGGATCCGGCGTACTGCGACCGGGCGTTCGACGCGGTCCTGACCGTCGCCAAGGATCCGGCACCGGCGACCACCCATCACAGGCCGATGCCCGACAGCAGGGAGGCCACCTGGGAGCAGTTCCGATCGGCCGCGGACGCGGCCTGCGAGTGCTACCGCGAGGAGGGGGATCTCCTCGTCCACTGCAAGGCCGGCATCTCCCGCAGCACTGCCGTCGTCGCCGCGACCGTCGCGGTGGAGGAACGTCGTCACCTCTCTGAAGCGTACGACGTCGTGCGAGCCCACCGTCCGTACGCCGTCTCCCACCCGCAGATTAGGAAGCTGGCCGCCTACTACGTCGCTGCGTACGGTAACTGA
- a CDS encoding LLM class flavin-dependent oxidoreductase — MTKFGWFASLEEFSPQECLDQVDIAYANDFDSITVNDHFHPWFHTGADGEEANCGNCWSWMPIALDRTEDMEIGTGVSALLRRYHPANVAHRLATLEELYPGRVFLGVGTGEALNESPLGNPLPDYGERAKRTAEAIRLIRRMFEEEFVTFDGNFYQTDEAKLYTGPDEAPPIHIAASGPTAARMAGDLGDGLITVYEDPEFIHDTIFAQVRNGVEKSERNEHFDDVEKTIHIHVSLDEDYEAALKPALPWRGTLVERFYTDDVADPRVIQEAGEEEVSEEELTDAYVVTDDPQDVIDVTETYVDCGFEHIVYQSHSPDQEAFAEFVADDVMPSF; from the coding sequence ATGACGAAGTTCGGCTGGTTCGCCTCGCTCGAGGAGTTCTCCCCGCAGGAGTGCCTCGATCAGGTCGACATCGCGTACGCGAACGACTTCGACTCGATCACGGTCAACGACCACTTCCACCCGTGGTTCCACACGGGCGCGGACGGCGAGGAGGCCAACTGCGGGAACTGCTGGTCCTGGATGCCGATCGCGCTCGACCGCACCGAGGACATGGAGATCGGGACCGGCGTCAGCGCGCTGCTCCGGCGCTACCACCCCGCGAACGTCGCCCACCGTCTCGCGACGCTCGAAGAACTGTATCCGGGCCGCGTCTTCCTCGGCGTCGGCACCGGCGAGGCACTCAACGAGTCACCGCTCGGTAATCCGCTGCCCGACTACGGCGAGCGAGCCAAGCGCACGGCGGAGGCGATCCGACTGATCCGCCGCATGTTCGAGGAGGAGTTCGTCACCTTCGACGGCAACTTCTACCAGACCGACGAGGCGAAACTCTACACCGGTCCCGACGAGGCGCCGCCGATCCACATCGCCGCGAGCGGCCCGACCGCGGCACGGATGGCTGGCGACCTCGGCGACGGCCTGATCACCGTCTACGAGGACCCAGAATTCATCCACGACACGATTTTCGCGCAGGTCCGCAACGGCGTGGAGAAGTCCGAGCGCAACGAGCACTTCGACGACGTCGAGAAGACGATCCACATCCACGTCTCGCTGGACGAGGACTACGAGGCCGCTCTGAAGCCAGCGCTCCCCTGGCGGGGCACCCTCGTCGAGCGGTTCTACACCGACGACGTGGCCGACCCCCGCGTCATCCAGGAGGCCGGCGAGGAGGAAGTCAGCGAGGAGGAACTCACCGACGCCTACGTGGTCACCGACGACCCCCAGGACGTCATCGACGTCACCGAGACCTACGTCGACTGTGGGTTCGAGCACATCGTCTACCAGAGCCACTCTCCCGACCAGGAGGCCTTCGCGGAGTTCGTCGCCGACGACGTGATGCCCTCCTTCTAA
- a CDS encoding amidohydrolase: MATATEIDRLVDLRRDLHRHPEPAWREFYTTARIVEACREIGVDDLHVGPDALASDARMAVPDDETLSEWSDRALEAGADEAIVSQLEGGHTGLIAELHRGEGPTVALRVDIDGLPRAESDDPEHVPAAEGFRSENEGAMHACGHDGHAAIGVGVLRAIAESDDFAGTLKVIFQPAEEQVGGAKAVAESGHLDDVDALLAIHLGLDHPTGEIVAGVEGFLAVAQVEAEFEGEPAHAGGRPEQGRNANQAMAAAIQNLYAIPRHSDGPTRVNAGIAEGGTASNVIPEYARLVVEVRGETTPLMEYVDDRARSVLEGAATMHECDLTISEDGRAPSATSDDELRDVVGAVAKGHADVERVLDRDDLAGSEDATYLMQAVQDNGGLAAYVGVGTDHPGGHHTATFDVDEDSIGIGVDVLSESIERIAADLP, translated from the coding sequence ATGGCGACAGCGACGGAAATCGATCGACTGGTGGACCTCCGGCGAGACCTCCACCGCCACCCGGAGCCGGCGTGGCGCGAATTCTACACGACTGCGCGGATCGTGGAAGCGTGCCGCGAGATCGGCGTGGACGACCTCCACGTCGGCCCCGACGCGCTCGCGAGCGATGCGCGGATGGCGGTGCCCGACGACGAAACGCTCTCGGAGTGGTCCGACCGAGCGCTAGAGGCGGGCGCCGACGAGGCGATCGTCTCCCAGCTCGAGGGCGGCCACACCGGTCTGATCGCGGAACTCCACCGCGGCGAGGGCCCGACGGTCGCGCTCCGCGTCGACATCGACGGCCTCCCGCGGGCCGAGTCCGACGACCCCGAACACGTCCCCGCCGCCGAGGGCTTCCGCTCGGAGAACGAGGGCGCGATGCACGCTTGCGGTCACGACGGCCACGCAGCCATCGGCGTCGGCGTGCTCCGGGCGATCGCCGAGAGCGACGACTTCGCGGGCACGCTCAAGGTAATTTTCCAGCCCGCCGAGGAGCAGGTTGGCGGCGCCAAGGCCGTCGCCGAGTCCGGGCACCTCGACGACGTGGACGCCCTGCTCGCGATCCACCTCGGGCTCGACCACCCCACCGGCGAGATCGTCGCGGGCGTCGAGGGCTTCCTCGCCGTCGCGCAGGTCGAGGCGGAGTTCGAGGGCGAACCAGCCCACGCGGGCGGCCGCCCTGAGCAGGGGCGGAACGCCAATCAGGCGATGGCCGCGGCGATCCAGAACCTCTACGCGATTCCCCGGCACTCGGACGGCCCCACGCGGGTCAACGCCGGGATCGCGGAGGGTGGCACCGCATCGAACGTCATCCCAGAGTACGCGCGTCTCGTCGTCGAGGTCCGCGGCGAGACGACGCCGTTGATGGAGTACGTGGACGACCGCGCGCGCTCGGTGCTCGAGGGCGCCGCGACGATGCACGAGTGCGACCTCACGATCTCCGAGGACGGCCGTGCGCCCTCCGCCACGAGCGACGACGAACTCCGCGACGTCGTCGGCGCGGTCGCGAAGGGCCACGCGGACGTCGAGCGCGTCCTCGATCGCGACGACCTCGCCGGCAGCGAGGACGCGACCTACCTCATGCAGGCCGTGCAGGACAACGGCGGCCTCGCTGCCTACGTCGGTGTCGGCACCGACCACCCAGGCGGGCACCACACCGCGACGTTCGACGTCGACGAGGACTCGATCGGCATCGGCGTGGACGTGCTGAGCGAGTCGATCGAGCGGATCGCTGCGGATTTGCCCTAA
- a CDS encoding PAS domain S-box protein, producing MPAILLVGSISETATATLADGGYTVEGVDEQLLVDPANGGSDLRGAVTERVEEVDCALVSVCDWDLDAIEILSDTVPNLPILYAVDAEAAGAAGAALAAGADDRVLLNGDRDGDRISRRLTGLVESPERSNGSLPTGQRRSATGRDTPGQYDGIHDHRIGALLEGAQDFMAASSADAVAETAVETAERALGYGIVGVFLQDEDGETTRLAAKSARADELLEGVETKPLEESLLRATLENERTVELDAEALAEQTIESLGGAVLFPLGSHGVLGFGSTDEDAFGEGDRRAGELLAANARSALDRIERVERIETIHGVMREMLDARSPDEVADYAVDAARSILGYRFVTCFMHDEETERLQPVAWTAETDALTDGDIPSPSPGDGAMEAFQSGVVVRRDSAGSSGGIDGGADLPFTSRLHVPIESHGTILVATPGDEPFDESDVQVARLLATNTARALDRVERTHELERLETVFDTVNDMVYVHDEDGYLLHCTPVLADRLGYDRDELIGENVGTLIDKEAEAEGVNLIQELIGEPPGATKTQRLDLSTSDGEEVPVELDISLLPGEEYRGVVGSVRDISDLLAVRERLDSQQDRFEYLFENIPDPVVEGYLDDEATVGSVNTAFEETFGYEESEIAGETLNDVIVPEENLDQARELDERSAAGKVNQAEVERETQYGLREFLFRGVPYEAPDGRMHGFGIYTDITEQKERERHLEVLQRLLRHNVRNEVNVLLAGIDQLEAARQDDSGEIDDEQEAELLATLDETAQDLLTMSQKAKRISRVIDAETDRLGELDAAAITRSVVEQFRHLNTDATIEADLPPECPILGSGAIERAIEELLGNALQHGGTAPTIRLTLTCDDDGAELTVADDGPGIPEAERNVLEDGEITPLQHGSGLGLWLVAHATAASGGTVTFDEAADGARVTLSFRRPNDEG from the coding sequence ATGCCAGCGATACTCCTCGTGGGGTCGATTTCGGAGACTGCGACCGCGACGCTTGCCGACGGCGGCTACACGGTCGAGGGCGTCGACGAGCAACTGCTGGTCGACCCTGCAAACGGCGGATCCGACCTGCGGGGAGCAGTCACGGAGCGCGTCGAGGAGGTGGACTGCGCGCTCGTTAGCGTCTGCGACTGGGACCTGGACGCGATCGAGATCCTCAGCGATACCGTGCCGAACCTGCCGATACTGTACGCGGTCGATGCGGAGGCTGCGGGTGCTGCCGGCGCCGCACTCGCGGCTGGCGCGGACGACAGAGTACTACTGAACGGCGATCGCGACGGTGACCGGATTTCACGACGGCTGACCGGCCTCGTCGAGTCCCCGGAGCGGTCAAACGGGTCGCTTCCAACGGGACAGAGACGGTCGGCGACCGGCCGCGACACCCCCGGTCAGTACGACGGAATCCACGACCACAGGATCGGGGCGCTCCTCGAAGGCGCTCAGGACTTCATGGCTGCCAGTTCGGCCGACGCCGTCGCCGAGACCGCGGTCGAGACGGCAGAGCGAGCGCTCGGATACGGCATCGTCGGAGTCTTTCTGCAGGACGAAGACGGCGAAACCACCAGACTGGCCGCGAAGTCCGCCCGAGCGGACGAACTCCTCGAGGGCGTGGAGACAAAGCCACTCGAAGAGAGTCTCCTTCGGGCCACGCTGGAGAACGAGCGGACGGTCGAACTCGATGCCGAGGCGCTCGCGGAGCAAACCATCGAGTCGCTCGGCGGTGCAGTACTCTTTCCGCTCGGGAGCCACGGCGTCCTCGGGTTTGGGTCGACGGACGAGGACGCCTTCGGCGAGGGCGACCGTAGGGCGGGCGAACTCCTCGCAGCGAACGCCCGCAGCGCACTCGACCGTATCGAACGCGTCGAGCGCATCGAGACAATCCACGGCGTGATGCGCGAGATGCTCGACGCACGCAGTCCCGACGAGGTCGCTGATTACGCAGTCGATGCGGCGCGGTCGATCCTCGGCTACCGGTTCGTCACGTGCTTCATGCACGACGAGGAGACGGAGCGGCTCCAGCCCGTCGCCTGGACGGCGGAGACGGACGCCTTGACGGACGGCGATATCCCATCCCCTTCCCCGGGTGACGGTGCGATGGAAGCGTTCCAGTCCGGCGTCGTCGTTCGTAGAGATAGTGCTGGATCGTCGGGCGGGATAGACGGCGGTGCCGATTTGCCGTTCACGAGTAGACTCCACGTTCCCATCGAGTCCCACGGGACGATCCTCGTCGCTACGCCTGGGGACGAACCGTTCGACGAGTCCGACGTGCAAGTCGCACGCTTGCTCGCGACGAATACCGCAAGAGCGCTCGATCGAGTCGAGCGAACCCACGAACTCGAACGGCTCGAGACAGTCTTCGACACGGTCAACGACATGGTGTACGTCCACGACGAGGACGGCTACCTGCTCCACTGCACCCCCGTCCTGGCCGACAGGCTGGGGTACGACCGCGACGAGTTGATCGGCGAGAACGTCGGGACGCTCATCGACAAAGAAGCGGAGGCCGAGGGCGTCAACCTGATTCAGGAGCTGATCGGCGAACCGCCGGGGGCGACGAAGACCCAGCGACTCGATCTCTCGACCAGCGACGGCGAGGAGGTCCCCGTCGAGCTGGACATCAGTCTCCTCCCGGGCGAGGAGTACCGCGGCGTCGTCGGCTCGGTTCGAGACATCAGCGACCTGCTGGCCGTCCGGGAACGGCTCGACTCGCAGCAGGATCGCTTCGAGTACCTCTTCGAGAACATCCCCGACCCCGTCGTCGAGGGCTACCTCGATGACGAGGCGACGGTCGGATCGGTCAACACGGCGTTCGAGGAGACGTTCGGCTACGAAGAATCTGAAATCGCAGGGGAAACGCTCAACGACGTGATCGTCCCCGAGGAGAACCTCGATCAGGCCCGCGAGCTCGACGAGCGGTCGGCAGCGGGGAAGGTCAACCAGGCGGAGGTCGAGCGGGAGACGCAGTACGGACTCCGCGAGTTCCTCTTCCGGGGCGTCCCGTACGAGGCGCCCGATGGTCGAATGCACGGCTTCGGCATCTACACGGACATCACCGAGCAGAAGGAGCGGGAGCGTCACCTCGAGGTGCTCCAACGGCTCCTCAGACACAACGTTCGCAACGAGGTCAACGTCCTCCTCGCGGGAATCGACCAGCTCGAAGCAGCCCGGCAGGACGACTCGGGAGAAATCGACGACGAGCAGGAAGCCGAACTACTCGCGACCCTCGACGAGACCGCGCAGGACCTCCTCACCATGAGTCAGAAGGCCAAGCGAATCAGCCGAGTCATCGACGCCGAGACCGACAGACTCGGAGAGCTCGACGCGGCGGCGATCACCCGCTCTGTCGTCGAGCAATTCAGGCATCTCAACACCGACGCGACGATCGAGGCCGACCTGCCCCCGGAGTGCCCGATCCTCGGATCGGGAGCGATCGAACGCGCTATCGAAGAACTCCTCGGAAACGCACTCCAGCACGGGGGAACGGCTCCGACCATCCGGCTGACGCTCACCTGTGACGACGACGGTGCGGAGCTGACCGTCGCCGACGACGGCCCCGGCATTCCCGAGGCAGAGCGGAACGTCCTCGAGGACGGAGAAATTACGCCGCTCCAGCATGGAAGCGGGCTCGGCCTCTGGCTCGTCGCCCACGCGACCGCCGCCAGCGGCGGCACGGTAACCTTCGACGAAGCGGCCGACGGCGCCCGAGTGACGCTCTCGTTCCGACGGCCGAACGACGAGGGCTGA
- a CDS encoding 50S ribosomal protein L10 translates to MSAEHRTETIPEWKREEVDAIVDMLDQYDSVGVVDITGIPSKQLQDMRRGLHGTAALRVSRNTLLRRALEESDRGLDQLTEFVTGQVGLITTNENPFGLYQQLEESKTPAPIGAGEVAPNDIVIEEQDTGIDPGPFVGDLQTVGAAARIMEGSIHVTEDSTVAEAGDEVSDDLANVLGELGLEPKEVGLDLRGVVADGVLFEPEELEIDVDEYRDDVATAAARARNLSVNATYPTATTAGTLIAKAQGEAKSLGLQASIESPSLADDLVSKADAQVRALVAQVDDPEALPEDLQDVEAPAQPAAEEAAEADEAGDDEADDEQADDQADAEADDEDDGDDDGDAAAEGLGDMFG, encoded by the coding sequence ATGAGCGCCGAACACCGCACCGAGACGATCCCGGAGTGGAAGCGCGAGGAGGTCGACGCGATCGTCGACATGCTCGACCAGTACGACAGCGTCGGCGTGGTCGACATCACCGGCATTCCGAGCAAGCAGCTCCAGGACATGCGCCGTGGCCTCCACGGCACCGCCGCGCTCCGCGTCAGCCGGAACACGCTGCTCCGTCGCGCGCTGGAGGAGTCCGATCGCGGACTCGACCAGCTCACGGAGTTCGTGACCGGTCAGGTCGGGCTCATCACGACCAACGAGAACCCCTTCGGACTCTACCAGCAGCTGGAGGAGTCCAAGACGCCTGCGCCCATCGGCGCCGGCGAGGTGGCTCCCAACGACATCGTGATCGAGGAGCAGGACACGGGGATCGACCCCGGTCCGTTCGTCGGTGACCTCCAGACCGTCGGCGCGGCCGCGCGGATCATGGAGGGCTCGATCCACGTCACCGAGGACAGCACCGTCGCAGAGGCCGGCGACGAGGTCTCCGACGACCTCGCGAACGTCCTCGGCGAACTCGGCCTCGAACCCAAGGAGGTCGGTCTCGATCTCCGCGGCGTCGTCGCAGACGGCGTCCTGTTCGAGCCCGAGGAACTCGAGATCGACGTGGACGAGTACCGCGACGACGTCGCGACCGCCGCGGCGCGCGCTCGCAACCTCTCGGTCAACGCGACGTATCCGACGGCGACGACCGCAGGGACCCTCATCGCGAAGGCGCAGGGTGAGGCCAAGAGCCTCGGTCTCCAGGCCTCCATCGAGAGCCCCTCGCTGGCCGACGACCTCGTGAGCAAGGCGGACGCGCAGGTCCGCGCGCTCGTCGCACAGGTCGACGACCCCGAGGCGCTCCCGGAGGACCTCCAGGACGTCGAAGCCCCCGCACAGCCGGCAGCCGAGGAGGCCGCCGAGGCTGACGAGGCGGGCGACGACGAGGCAGACGACGAACAGGCAGACGACCAAGCGGACGCGGAGGCCGACGACGAAGACGACGGTGACGACGACGGCGACGCAGCAGCGGAAGGCCTCGGCGACATGTTCGGGTGA
- the panB gene encoding 3-methyl-2-oxobutanoate hydroxymethyltransferase, with translation MSRTTIRDLQTRYESGEPITMLTAYDAPIARQVDRGGVDAILVGDSAGDNHMGYDDTLPVTLEEALSNTAAVDRAVDDALVIGDMPFLSYGTSIAESVENAGRFMKEAGADAVKLETAPYGETTIEIVDRCTELGIPVQGHIGYTPQRNNEIGGAFVQGKDRDVSAGMQALVDTAEELVAAGAFSIVLETVSEAAAKAVTEAVDVPTIGIGAGRYVDGQVLVTNDVIGLSGESFKLSKQYADLDSKIRSAVEAYVADVESGEFPTGEHAFEPIDEE, from the coding sequence GTGTCGCGAACGACGATTCGGGATCTCCAGACCCGCTACGAGTCCGGAGAGCCCATCACGATGCTGACGGCCTACGACGCGCCGATCGCCCGCCAGGTCGATCGTGGCGGCGTCGACGCCATCCTCGTCGGTGACAGCGCCGGGGACAACCACATGGGGTACGACGACACCCTGCCGGTGACCCTCGAGGAAGCGCTCTCGAACACGGCCGCGGTCGACCGGGCCGTCGACGATGCGCTCGTGATCGGCGACATGCCGTTCCTCTCCTACGGCACCTCGATCGCCGAGTCCGTCGAGAACGCTGGCCGGTTTATGAAGGAGGCTGGCGCCGACGCGGTGAAACTCGAGACCGCTCCCTACGGCGAGACGACGATCGAGATCGTCGATCGCTGCACGGAACTCGGGATCCCGGTCCAGGGCCACATCGGCTACACGCCCCAGCGCAACAACGAGATCGGAGGGGCGTTCGTCCAGGGCAAGGACCGGGACGTCTCGGCGGGCATGCAAGCGCTCGTCGATACTGCAGAGGAGCTGGTAGCTGCTGGCGCGTTCTCGATCGTCCTGGAAACGGTGAGCGAGGCTGCGGCAAAAGCCGTCACCGAAGCCGTCGACGTCCCGACGATCGGCATCGGCGCCGGGCGGTACGTCGACGGGCAGGTGCTCGTCACGAACGACGTCATCGGCCTGAGCGGCGAGTCGTTCAAACTCTCGAAGCAGTACGCGGACCTCGATTCGAAGATCCGTTCGGCCGTCGAAGCCTACGTTGCCGACGTCGAGTCGGGCGAATTCCCGACTGGGGAGCACGCCTTCGAACCGATCGACGAGGAGTAA